The following coding sequences lie in one Lacerta agilis isolate rLacAgi1 chromosome 4, rLacAgi1.pri, whole genome shotgun sequence genomic window:
- the TMPRSS3 gene encoding LOW QUALITY PROTEIN: transmembrane protease serine 3 (The sequence of the model RefSeq protein was modified relative to this genomic sequence to represent the inferred CDS: inserted 6 bases in 6 codons) encodes MIVCVCALSLFLLVKVEETDSSPGSVEIVSVVEDELPGSELCFFYKRLFCLQQAKXDPGENENGDIPTPPCHGLIPLGLLPLILALLLTVIIAVAIGLGIYFNCIGGFRCRSSFRCIDQTARCDGVFNCKDGEDEYRCVRLSGKKAVLQVFAYGAWRTVCSENWQETYGRVTCKYLGISSFVSSRAFPVTAIEEXFQRHFVAADHWLSADQLTSPQNTTSLREECASGYVIILKCLACGARSRYAPRIVGGNASMPQQWPWQASLQFQGYHLCGGSIITPWWIVTAAHCVYDLYFPRAWSVYAGFVILEEGHANPYLVDKIIYHKNYKPKTMKNDIALIRLAKPLALNGNIEPICLPNFGEHFPEGKMXWISGWGAAEEGGEDSELAGVPLISNKVCNXREVYGGIVATSMLCAGYLQGGIDTCQGDSGGPLVCEDRNXWKLVGTTSFGXGCAEENKPGVYSRITSFLDWIHEQMEREEWKRGG; translated from the exons ATGAT tgtgtgtgtttgtgctctctctctctttctgttggtTAAGGTCGAAGAAACAGATTCCAGTCCTGGATCCGTTGAAATTGTCTCCGTTGTAGAAGATGAACTGCCAGGATCTGAGCTCTGCTTTTTCTACAAAAGATTGTTCTGCCTGCAACAAGCAA TAGATCCCGGTGAAAATGAAAATG GAGACATTCCGACACCTCCGTGCCATGGTTTAATTCCACTCGGGCTGCTTCCCCTTATCCTTGCCTTATTACTCACTGTAATCATAGCAGTTGCCATTGGCCTGGGAA TTTACTTCAACTGCATTGGGGGATTTCGGTGCAGGTCGTCCTTTAGATGTATTGACCAAACAGCAAGATGTGATGGAGTCTTCAACTGTAAAGATGGAGAGGATGAGTATAGATGTG TCAGACTGAGTGGCAAGAAGGCTGTGCTGCAAGTGTTTGCTTATGGAGCCTGGAGGACTGTGTGTTCAGAAAACTGGCAAGAAACCTATGGAAGAGTTACATGTAAATACTTAGGTATCTCAAG CTTTGTGAGTTCGAGGGCCTTCCCGGTCACCGCTATTGAAG CATTTCAGAGGCATTTTGTTGCTGCAGATCATTGGTTGTCAGCTGATCAGCTGACATCTCCACAGAACACTACATCCTTACG AGAAGAGTGTGCCTCAGGCTATGTGATTATTCTAAAATGTTTGG CGTGTGGTGCTAGGTCCAGGTATGCCCCCCGTATAGTGGGAGGAAATGCATCGATGCCCCAGCAATGGCCATGGCAAGCCAGCCTTCAGTTTCAAGGATATCATTTGTGTGGTGGATCCATCATCACCCCTTGGTGGATTGTAACAGCAGCCCACTGTGTTTATGA TTTGTACTTCCCAAGAGCTTGGAGTGTGTATGCAGGCTTTGTAATACTCGAAGAAGGCCATGCTAATCCATATTTAGTGGACAAAATTATATACCATAAAAATTATAAACCCAAAACAATGAAGAATGATATAGCATTGATTAGGCTGGCCAAACCACTTGCACTAAATG GTAATATAGAGCCAATTTGTCTTCCTAATTTTGGAGAACATTTTCCAGAGGGGAAAA TGTGGATATCAGGATGGGGAGCTGCAGAAGAAGGAGGCGA AGATTCTGAATTAGCTGGTGTCCCTTTGATTTCTAACAAAGTGTGCA CCAGAGAGGTCTATGGAGGAATTGTGGCTACGTCAATGCTCTGTGCAGGTTATTTACAAGGAGGCATAGACACATGTCAG GGAGATAGTGGGGGACCATTGGTATGTGAAGATCGGA ACTGGAAGCTGGTAGGAACAACCAGCTTTG TGGGCTGTGCAGAAGAAAATAAACCAGGGGTCTACAGTCGCATCACCTCATTTCTGGATTGGATACATGAACAAATGGAG agagaagaatggaagagagGAGGTTAG